A genome region from Pseudomonas helmanticensis includes the following:
- a CDS encoding peptidoglycan DD-metalloendopeptidase family protein yields MTTEPSKAPPLYPKTHLLAASGIAALLSLALLVFPSSDVEAKKTTLSLELESPAEQLTQDQDAADAAQATNEPVSSPFAQIENADENTPQTAESAPAPAPTAEKPKSPGHREVVVAKGDTLSTLFEKVGLPAAAVHEVLASDKQAKQFSQLKHGQKLEFELNPEGQLTSLHSKVSDVETITLTKNDKGYAFNRVTAKPTVRTAYVHGVINSSLSQSAARAGLSHSMTMDMASVFGYDVDFAQDIRPGDEFDVIYEQKVVNGKAVGTGPILSARFTNRGKTYTAVRYTNKQGNSSYYTADGNSMRKAFIRTPVDFARISSKFSMGRKHPILNKIRAHKGVDYAAPRGTPIKAAGDGKVLLAGRRGGYGNTVIIQHGNTYRTLYGHMQGFAKGVKTGGTVKQGQVIGYIGTTGLSTGPHLHYEFQVNGVHVDPLGQKLPMADPIAKAERARFLAQSQPLMARMDQEKATMLASSKR; encoded by the coding sequence ATGACCACAGAACCGTCTAAAGCGCCTCCGCTTTACCCGAAGACCCACCTGCTTGCCGCAAGTGGAATCGCCGCCCTTCTCAGCCTGGCACTCCTGGTATTTCCTTCCAGTGATGTTGAAGCCAAAAAGACGACCCTGAGCCTGGAACTGGAAAGTCCTGCTGAACAACTGACACAAGATCAAGACGCTGCTGACGCGGCTCAGGCCACAAATGAACCGGTGTCCTCGCCGTTTGCGCAAATCGAAAACGCTGACGAAAACACCCCGCAAACAGCAGAGAGTGCGCCTGCACCGGCGCCAACAGCTGAAAAACCAAAGTCTCCCGGCCATCGCGAAGTCGTCGTCGCCAAGGGCGATACGCTGTCTACACTGTTCGAAAAGGTCGGTTTGCCGGCCGCCGCCGTGCATGAAGTATTGGCCAGCGACAAACAGGCCAAACAGTTCAGCCAGCTCAAGCATGGCCAGAAACTCGAGTTCGAACTGAACCCTGAAGGCCAGTTGACCAGCCTGCACAGCAAGGTCAGTGACGTTGAAACCATCACCCTGACCAAGAATGACAAGGGATACGCGTTCAACCGCGTCACCGCAAAACCGACCGTTCGCACCGCTTACGTTCACGGCGTCATCAACAGCTCCTTGTCACAGTCCGCCGCCCGCGCCGGGCTGTCTCACAGCATGACCATGGACATGGCCAGCGTGTTTGGTTACGACGTCGACTTCGCCCAGGACATCCGCCCTGGCGACGAATTCGATGTGATCTACGAACAGAAAGTAGTCAACGGTAAAGCCGTCGGTACCGGCCCGATCCTGTCGGCCCGCTTCACTAACCGCGGCAAGACTTACACCGCCGTGCGTTACACCAACAAACAGGGCAACAGCAGCTATTACACGGCAGACGGCAACAGCATGCGCAAGGCGTTCATCCGCACCCCGGTGGACTTCGCCCGCATCAGTTCGAAGTTCTCCATGGGCCGCAAGCACCCTATCCTCAACAAGATCCGCGCCCACAAAGGCGTCGATTACGCCGCACCTCGCGGTACGCCAATCAAGGCGGCCGGTGACGGCAAAGTGCTGCTGGCTGGCCGTCGTGGTGGCTACGGCAACACCGTGATCATTCAGCACGGCAACACTTACCGTACGCTGTATGGCCACATGCAGGGCTTCGCCAAAGGCGTGAAAACCGGCGGCACCGTCAAGCAAGGTCAAGTGATTGGCTATATCGGCACTACCGGCCTGTCCACCGGCCCGCACTTGCACTATGAATTCCAGGTCAACGGCGTTCACGTCGATCCACTGGGTCAGAAGCTGCCAATGGCCGATCCGATCGCCAAAGCCGAGCGCGCTCGCTTCCTTGCTCAGAGTCAGCCGTTG